Part of the Kangiella geojedonensis genome is shown below.
AGGGTTAAACGATGGCTGGCTTGCCATTGCTAATACTTCGCCAGTGTCAACATCCATCACAACCACTGAACCGCCTTTTGCGCCATTCGAAAGCACCGCCTTCTTCAACTCTTTATAAGCCGCCGCTTGAATGCGTGAATCAATACTTAACTGTAAGTCGTTACCTTGCTCAGCTTTTGCTAACACACCACGCTCTTCAACCACACGGCGGTAGAGATCAACCACCACCTGCTCTTTACCCGGTTTACCCGTTAAGAAAGTATCGAATGCTTTTTCAACACCCTCCAGTCCTTTATCATCAACCCCTGTAAAGCCGACTACATGCGCAGTCACTTCAGCGCTTGGATAATAACGGCGATATTCGGTTTTAAAGTTCACACCTTTAATATCCAGACGTTTGATGTATAACGAAACGTTGGGATCTACTTGACGCTCAAGCCATACAAACTGACGCTCAGAACGATTCATCACCCACTGATTTAACTCGTTTTCGTCACGCTTTAACGCTGCTGAAAACGCTTTCCATTTCTCGCTTTGTAGTACTTTTGGCGTTTGTAATAAGGTTTTGACATCCAGCCAAACCGACTCTGTTGGTACCGATCGCGCCAATTCAACGCCACTGCGATCCAGAATAAGCCCGCGGTGACTTGAAATACCTTTAACACGAACCGAACGAGAATCTCCCGCTTTAGCTAAATCATCAGCACTGACAACTTGTAAATAAGCCGCTCGACCGAGTAGCGCAACAAAACCGCACAACAGCACAACGCACATAACGTAATAACGCCATGTGCAAAGTGGTACTGTTTTAACCTTGCGGTTTCTTACTTTTTTCATTCGCTCTCGGTCCTACCCTACTCACTCTTGTTTAACGCTAACTACTCTTTATCTCTAAGAGCTGGTTTCATGATGATTTCGTCATCATTGTCCGTATGTTTCATTTCTAACTGTTGCTCAGCCAACTGCTCGATTCTGCTATGGTCTGATAAAGCGCTTTGCTCTAACCTTAATTTTTGCCACTGCAAATCCAACGCTGTTTGTTCATCCTGTAGCTTCTTCAACTCAATCGTTGCCTGGCGAAGCTGGTGGGTTTGATAGGCTACGGTAATCGCTGAAATCACCACAATCACACCTAACGTAATCACACCAAAACGTCTTGCGAAAGCTGCCATCAAACTGTAAAAAGGCCATAAGCTATTGGTTTCTTTAACCTTTTTTTTGTCCGCGCGGCTCTTGCTTTTGCTCAAGCTGCTCTTGCTCACGCAAGTTTCTCCGCAACACGCATAACCGCGCTTCGCGCGCGGTTATTTCGTTCTAACTCTTCGTCACCGGCTTTGGTGAACTTGCCGACTTTTTTCATCCGGCGGTTAATCATGTCTTCCGTCACCGGCAAGCCAGGTGGAAAATCCTGGCCTTTTTCCTGCTTCTGTATAAATCGTTTCACCATTCGATCTTCTAGCGAATGGAAACTGATGGCGACCATACGGCCACCGACTTTCAAGCACTCCAGCGTTTGCTCCAAAGTCTTTTGTAAATCATCCAGCTCACTGTTCACGGCAATACGAATTGCCTGAAAACAGCGAGTTGCTGGGTGCTTATGTTTTTCCCAGCGTGGATGTGCCTCTTTTATAATTTCCGCTAACTGTAATGTGCGGTTGATTGAGGCTTTTTGTCGCTTCTCAATGATCGCTCTCGCGATTCGTTTGGCGTAACGTTCTTCGCCAAAAGCTTTGAACGCCCACACCATATCCTCTTCTTTCGTTTCAGCTATCCACTGCTCAGCAGTTTGCCCACGTGTAGTGTCCATACGCATGTCCAGCGGACCGTCTTGCATAAAGCTGAAACCGCGCTCCGCCTGATCTAACTGTGGCGACGAAACGCCTAAATCCATCATAATGCCGTCTATTTCACCGACTAATGATTTCTCGCTAACCTTTTGTTCTAAAAGGGAAAAGCTTTCATGTATAATTTCAAACCGAGAATCTTCTTGCTCTAACGACTGACCGACTAAGATCGCCTGAGGATCTTTATCGAAGGCCATTAAGCGCCCTTTATCAGATAGCATCGACAAAACTGCTCGGCTATGGCCACCACGGCCAAAGGTGCAGTCAATGTAAATACCGTCAGGGTTGATCACTAGAGCCTCCACGGCCTCATCCAGAAGAACCGCATCGTGCGCCGTCTCTGTATCACTAGAAGTCATGATTAGAGCTCATGGTTAAAACGCCAGGTCCGGTAAATTCTCTGTATCTAATGGACCCTCGCCCAACGCAGCCACATCATCTTCAATCTTCTTGTGCCAGTTATTCTCATTCCAAATCTGGAATGTTTTACCTTGGCCCGCTAATAACACTTCTTTTTCAAGATGTGCATATTCACGAAGAACAGGTGGTAGTAGAATACGCCCGTTACCATCGATTTCATGCTCAGATGCATGGCCGAGTAACATACGCTTAATACGTCGTTGGTTAGGATCAGTGTTGGAAAAAGTGTCTAAAGTGGTTTCGAGTTGTTCCCATTGGGGAAGCGGGAAAAGCAGTAAGCACGGGTCAAACAGGTCAATTGTCACCACAATTTGATTAGCGCAAGCATCATGAAAACGCGAACGGTACTTCGCCGGAATGGCGATACGACCTTTCGCGTCCATATTGATTGCAGTTGCGCCTCTAAACATTGGCTTCTTTTAACCCCGATTAACTCGACTGTTTCATTATTGAGGCCAGTTTTAGGAAAGAAGCTTGAAAGAGGATTGCTAGGAGAGAGTTAAAGCAAGGCTCTTTCAAGCTTCTTTTTAAAGCTCGCCACCAGTAATGATGGTTTGTTACAACGCTCAGTAAATCGTTTTGATCGTCATTGATCCTTTACGATCCACTTTGCGACACTTTTCTCCACTTATCTACACTATATGAAGTTTAGGTGTTTTTTGCAAGGCAAATTTGCATGTAAAATGTGAAAAATGTCCTTATTTGACAAACACTTAGCAAAGGTTAGTTGGCACTAACAAACACCCAAAAATAAAAGCGATACTTTTCATCAAATTAGCGTTATAAGTTAGAAACTACTTTAAGTTAATGGGGAGTTTTCGACCTTTACAATGTACTGAATCTACTTGAAACAGCCCAAATCAAAGGCTTCCGGTAAAACAATTTTACAATTATGCGGTAATAAGCTTGTTACTCTTTAATAAGCACTCGTTGGTTGTAAGGCTGTGCTTTCAACATTAATGATCAGCTTATAACTTACCGCCATAACACCAAAACTGGGGTGGTAATTCCTGCAAGAGTGCCCTAGACTGGTATCAAGACGCTAAAAAGTATAACCCTATGAATTACAAAGAGATTTTCGAGCAGATCAGTGATGAATTAAAGGACTTTGACGAAATTGGTCAAGTCGCTACCTACATTCCTGCGCTAGCTAAAGCCAACCCTAACAAGTTCGGCATGTACTTAGTCACCGAAGAAGGTCATGAATACGATCATGGCGATGTTGAGGAAACCTTCTCTATCCAGAGTATTTCTAAAGTTCTTTCATTAGTCTACGCTTTCAAGTTAGTAGGCACTGACTTATGGAAGCGTGTTGGAGTAGAGCCTTCTGGTAGCCCCTTCAATTCTTTAGTGCAGCTTGAATACGAGCAAGGTATACCGAGAAATCCTCTGATCAACGCTGGCGCTATCGTGGTTTGCGATATTTTGGTCAGCCAATTGAAGGATCCTTACCACGATTTCATCGATTTCGTGCGAGAACTGGCCGGTAATCCCTCAATAGATTACTGCAACGAAACCGCCCAATCAGAAAAAGAGTGTGGTTTTAAAAACAACGCCCATATCAATCTTATGAAGTCTTATGGCAATATTGAGAATGATGCTGAGGAAGTACTCGACTTCTACTTCCACCTCTGCTCAATTGAAATGTCGTGTAAAGACTTAGCCCAAACCTTTATGTTCTTAGCCCGTGGCGGCAAGAACCCTCTAAACAATAAGCGCATCTTAACCGCTCGTGAAACCAAGCGGATCAACGCCATCATGCTACTGTGCGGCTTTTATGACGAAGCCGGTGAGTTCGCCTTTAAAGTCGGCCTACCTGGTAAAAGTGGTGTTGGTGGTGGCATTGTCGCCATCTATCCCGACCAATATAGTGTTGCCGTATGGAGTCCCGGCCTAAACACTAAAGGCAACTCAAGCAAAGGTATTAAAGCGCTAGAGATCTTCACCACCATTACTCAATCCAACGTTTTCGGGCCATCGCCTATCTTCGACGAACTAGAGTACGAATAAAAAGCCATGAATTCGTAACATAACCGTAGTCAATCTCTCACAAAAGCTTCATCGAAAACGTCTAGTTTCATTCCAGTAATTATTATTAAATAGCAACTGAACCGACGGAATGGTTCTGCTCTTAAGGACGAGAGTATCAGGGACACCTCAGGAAGAGGTCATTAAGGAATGTCTCAGGAAGAGACTCTACTCTAAGGAAAGAAAGCTCAGGATGAGCATGTTGATGAAAAGGGAATGGCACAGGATGTGCTACTTCCCTTTCAACATCCTTCTCAGTAGCAAACTCAGTAACAAAATCTAATGGATACAACGGAAACAACTAAAAGGACTTTACTATGGCGATCAAGCTTATTCAAAAATACCAAGGCTGGTGGGATTCTAGCCAAAACCGCGGCCACTTCTGGTTTACCTATTACGATAATACTCGCGAAAGAAGCGTCTACGTCAATGCTTCAGAGTTCCAGATCATGATGGACATGCTAAGAAACGAAAAACCTGTCTACGGCGACCATACCCGCGCCCTAGTCACCACCCAATCTGAAGAAACTGGTGAAGAAGAATCCTGATCGAAACCATTGTTGAAATCATAGTTAACTTATTCTTATCAGTTTTACTTCAGTGTAACAGCCAGCGCAGTCTTCTAACCAAGACACTTAACTACCCCTAGTAACCCTTCGCGCTGGCTTTTTTTAATAATTATTCAACACTCCTTTGATAAAATCCCTATTTGCTAAACCAAACCTGCTCAGGCACACTAATGACAATCTAATAAAGCCTACTCTGTCATGAGCAACAGACAACTCGAACACACCGATCACTTAGAAGGCCAAGACAAGAAAAAGAAAAGCAAGCGCCAGATCAGTCTACTGGCACACGACATTACCGTACCCATGAACGTCGGCAGCCTTTTTCGTATTTCTGACGCCCTCGGCATTGAAAAAATCTACTTATCTGGTGAGACTCCAACGCCACCCAATAATAAAATCCGCAAAACCTCACGCAGCACGGAAAAATACGTGCCGTTTGAAACAATAGAAAACCCAGTTGAAGTAATACAACAATTAAAACAAGAAAACTGCTTAATCATCGCCTTAGAAATCACCAGCGACAGTATTCCACTACAAGAACTAAAACTAGAACAAGATCAGAAAGTTTGCCTAGTTCTAGGCTCAGAAAATACTGGAGTCAGCCAAGAACTCCTAGAACTATCCGACATTACCACCCACATCCCCATGCTTGGCAAAAACTCCTCCATGAATGTCGCAACAGCCTGCGGGATAGCGGTGTATGGACTTACTTCTTAGACATTAGTGACTAATTTCGACAATATGGAGCCTCTTAACTCGTACTTCTCCAAATGGATCCAAAGAAACCTCTTTTAATACCAAAGCTTTGACTTGTGATTTTGTCATAGACGAAATGTACTCAATTCTGTCTTGGTCACCAACTACTGAGAAAGGATAATCTCCTTCAATAATTTCTCCCACGCCTATAACCGTTAATTTTCCAACATTACTTCTCTTGTTAAAATCAAAAATATCTCAAAAGATTGGCACAGGCTCCTTTTCAATATGTGTAGGATTATCAAATATAGACTTCTCGTTATCACGCAACTGAATCTCTGGATTTTCAGCACTTCCCATAGAGTAGTTTGTTACAGCACCCTTCTTCAATTTATGATTCAAAGCTCTCCAGTGCTCAACCGAAGCTTCAGCTATCTGGTAAACAGGACCGTTATAAGTGTTATGAATATCACCATTGTGCACAGTCAGTGTCGAATCATCATTAGCTTGGTATACCGGCTTTTCCCCTTTCTCAGCAAGTTTATAAACAAACTTTAAAAGCTCCCAGCTTTGCTTAGTAAGTTCCCATATATCTTTTGAGCTAAAAGTTGCTAGTACGGGAATTGTAAGCTGAGCAACATCGTAAATTATTTCTAAATCAGTCTCTAATGAGCCATGCTTAATATCAAACGTTTTTAAGCAAAAAACTTCTCGGTCACTTTTAGTGACTTTACTGCCTCCTGATAGAACTAAGTAGGTTTTATCAAAGATGGCTTGAACTTCACTCAAAGATGATATCGCAAGAGGCAAAGGAATTCCTTGCTCGAAAGTAGGCCCCTCCATTTTAAATTTAAAATTGCTCATTATTCCCTCATATCTATTTAATATAGTTTTCTATTAGCCTAAACAACTCCAAGTTAAACTACTAGTATACAAGCACATGCTCAAGTCTGAACCTTGCGTCCAATTCCCTTAAAGTTAGCCGAAAGAAGAAAAGTTATAGCCCAATTTAGTCAAAACGAGACAGGATGTCGAGTTTGACGGCGCGTGAATAACTTTTATGAATGAGGGAAGCCCGAAGGGCCTAACTATCTGGGGTGCCCTTTCTTTTGGTTCGTTTTTCCCTAAAGGGATTCCCTTCGGTCGCTTAGGCATGCAAAGAAAATGAACATCAAATACTCATGGGGTAAACAATAAACCTAGGTTTACAACACTCGCGAAAAAGACTCTGGATTCCGTATCAAGTACGGAATGACAAGAATAGAAAATAAGAAAAGCTGGCCGATAAGCCGGATTCTGTCGTGGACAGTCATTCGTCTAGGCCATCAATCACTCGATGGCTCCAGCAACCTACCCGGTTCCAACGCGAGCAACGCCGTACGGAACCCTATTTGGTCTTGCTTCGGGTGGGGTTTACCTCGCCGCTAGCTGTTACCAGTAGCGCGGTGCGCTCTTACCGCACCCTTTCGCCCTTACCTGTGAACTTAGCGAACTAAGAACCATCGGCGGTCTTCTTTCTGCTGCACTTGCCGTCGGCTTGCGCCGCCCAGGCGTTACCTGGCACCCTGCTCTGTGAAGTCCGGACTTTCCTCTCCCTATGAAGTCATAGGCAGCGACTGTCTGGCCAGCTTTGCAGCAAGTTTAGTCTTCGCACAAAAAAAGGCAAGGAAAACTTAATTTCCTCACCTTTTCGGGGCAAAACATTTAACTTCTGGGTTAGCTTTTTCCCAGCGTGTCCTCAAACCATTCGCGGAACATGCGTTTCTCGTAATAGAAGCCTTCTCTGTAACGCTTCCATGTTTTTTCATGATATAAATAATTCATGTCTTTAATTTTGGCATCGCCTTCTTTAATGACGTTACCATCAGCTCCTGTCAGCTTATAACTGAACTCCATGCGCGGAAAGTAGAGCTCTTTCATGGTGCGAATATTACGAGTGCCTGTCATTTGAACATGTCCAGCCAAATCTAGGTCTTTGATTTCAATTGATAAAGTCTGACCTTCTGGTAATTCTTTACCATATTCAGTAAAAAACTTATCAAAGCTTTCTTTTACGCGTTTATGGAAGGTGCCTTTTGGCTCAGAAGCCGCACGAACATCTCGATAATCATCGAAATCTCCCCACTCAACCTTAATTCCTGCTTTAGATTGAGCTTCGTCATTACTTGCAAAAGAAGCACCAGCAAAACTCAACGCTAAGGCACCAATGACACTGACTAGAATGTGTTTGTAGCTTTTCATAAAACCTCCGCTTAATCTGCTTTTTGCTGTAACGCCCACTGATACAAGTCTTTCTTTTTTGCACCTGTGATTTGTGCCGCTAGCTTTGCCGCCTTGTTTGGCGGTAGCTCTGAGATGAGGTGAGCCATGATATTTCGTGCTTCTTGGCTTATCTCATCACCGACAGACACTTTCGTTACACCTTCGACCATTACCACAAATTCACCTTTTTGTTGGTTCGGGTCGTTTATAACCTGTTCTAGTACTATAGACGAAACACCGGACAAAATAGTTTCAAAGTTTTTGGTTATTTCTCTCGCAATAACCACATGCCTATCACCCATAACCTCGCTTAAATCCTTCAAACTGTCGGCGATACGGTGCGAAGATTCATAAAAAACCAACGTTTCTTTATGCTCTGAAAGGGCTTCATAGCGTTCTTTTCTAGCCTTTGACTTCGACGGCAGAAAGCCCCAAAAGCTGAAACTGTCGGTAGCTAACCCCGCAACCGATAATGCTGAAATCAAGGCGCTAGCCCCTGGAATAGGACTAATTCTAAAACCTTTTTGGCGTAAGCCTCGAACCAGTTTAAAGCCTGGGTCACTGATTAATGGCGTTCCCGCGTCGGAAATCAGGGCAACCGATAAGCCATCGTTCAGCTTCTCTGCAATCTGCTCAATGCGCGCTTCTTCATTATGCTCATGCAATGAAATCATGGGGGTCGTAATGTCATAGTGAGACATTAGACGTTGACTGTGCCGCGTATCTTCAGCGCAAATTAAGTTAACCTGCTGTAAAGTTTCAATGGCTCGATAAGAAATATCGCTGATATTGCCAATAGGCGTAGCTACAACATACAAGGTTCCAGCATCTGCTTGGAACTGATTGATATGTTGTGAATTTTCCTTGTTAGAATCTGTCAAATCTACCATTGGTTCTTTGCCTTGTTGCGCCCTAGAGCTTAGAATATAACGTAATAAAGTCTTGAGAATGGAATTATGACAAAAAAGTCCTTTAACAAGAACCTATCATTAGCGATTTGTAGCTTTTTAGTAGTTTCCTGTGTCACCACGAAACCTCGTTCTTCGAGTTCAGATGATGGTATACGTGACCGTGTCGCACAATCGCCTGATTTCTATTTACAGCAAGCAGAACAACAGACTGGTACTGCCCAAGCGCCCTTTAAGCTTAAAGCCGCGATTGCTTATCAGGAAATGGGGAACCCAGCAGAAGCCTATTCAGTGCTGAGGAGTTTTCAGCCAACAGAACTGCCAGCCGAACAACGCGATGGGTATAACTTATTGTTGGGCGAAGTTGCTCTAACGCAAGATAAACCTTTTGAGTCTATTCGTGCGTTACAAGCTATCGGCAACCCTCAAGATCACAGTCAAAACTGGCAATCTCATTACGCTATTACGCTAGCAGATAGCTTAGCCGCTAATAATCGCTTGGCTGATGCTGCCGTCACTCGCCTTGAAGCATCATCACTATTTAACGATTACCGTATCGCAGAACAGCAATTCGACCGAGCATGGCAAGAACTGATCGCTTCTCCTGTTGGTGCCATCGAGCTAAAACGCTCACGCGCTTCGGATCATCAGGTACTCGGCTGGTTAGACATGGCCATTATTCGTCACCGTTACATGCGTAATGCATCAAACATGTCTACGGCTATGGACGAATGGTCTCAAATTTACCCTGACCACCCTGCTATTAATTACCTTGATATGAGCCAAATGGGCTCATTCGACTTTACAGCCGTAGCGCCAACCAAGATTGGCTTGTTCGTTCCGTTATCAGGAAATTTAGCACCTGTTGGACAGTTAATTCGTGATGGATTCATGGCTGCCTACTATGAGCAACCTAACCGCGCTGAAACTGCCGATGTTGTTGTTTATGATACGCATGGTATTGATATTCAAACTCTCTACCAACGTGCTTTTGAAGAAGGCGTTGATTTTGTAGTCGGCCCACTACTTAAATCCAATATGGAAGATCTAGCTGCTCAACCGAGCCTACCGATCCCAACGCTAGCTCTAAACCGACTTGATTCAAACTATGCGCCAAGTAACTTTTTCCAGTTTGGCCTACCCATTGAAGATGAAGCGCGACAAATTGCTCGCCATGCCATGCGTCAGGGACAAGATCGCGCCTTTATCATTAATGCCGACGCCTCGCTCGGTAAGCGTGCTGTAGAAGCCTTTACACAAGAGTTTGAGCAGATGGGTGGCTACATTGTTAAGACCGCCAACATTTCACACAACCAAAACGTTAAAGCCGCTGTAATGGCGATGCTGGGTGCTGATCAGGCGGAAAAACGTGCACAAGATTTACAGAACTACCTCAATATTCCGATTGAGGCAAGCGGTCAAGGCTCTGCAACCGCGGACTTCATTTTCCTCATTTCAAAAGTTGATAAAGCCCGCATAATCAAGCCTTACCTTAACTACTATTACGCGTATGACTTGCCAGTGTACGCCACATCAACGGTTTATGAAGGCTATACCAACCCAACGCGTGACAATGATTTAGATGGTATTTCCTTCACTGACGCTCCTTGGATGCTTGGTAGTACCGAAGCAATTGAAGATAGCCGTCGCCGTATGAAGCAATTGGTTCCAAACTCGACCAATAGCTTGGCACGCTTTTTTGCGTTAGGTCATGATGCCTATGCCATCATTCCGCAACTGCCAGAGTTTGCTCAAAGTCCGAATCACGGTATTGAAGGCTTATCGGGATATCTTACGATGGATGCCTACGGACAATTTGTTCGCCAACTCGCTTGGGGGATGTTTCGTGGCGGCCAAATGATACCTTTGCGCTCGACAGGACTCAACGAAGGAACTGAACTTTAAAAGACTGAACAGTCAAAGATACAATCAAGGATTGATATGCTTGCACGTACCAAGGGGGATAAAGTCGAGCGTTTTGTGCTGAAATACTTAACAGGCCAAGGGCTCAGACTAATAGAGCAAAACTTTAATACACGCTACGGCGAAATCGATTTAGTCATGCTCGACAAGTCAACGTTGGTTTTTGTCGAAGTAAGATTTAGAGCTAAGTCGTCCCACGGCTCTGGAGCCGAAAGCGTGGATTATCGGAAACAACAAAAAATC
Proteins encoded:
- the ftsL gene encoding cell division protein FtsL, which translates into the protein MSKSKSRADKKKVKETNSLWPFYSLMAAFARRFGVITLGVIVVISAITVAYQTHQLRQATIELKKLQDEQTALDLQWQKLRLEQSALSDHSRIEQLAEQQLEMKHTDNDDEIIMKPALRDKE
- the rsmH gene encoding 16S rRNA (cytosine(1402)-N(4))-methyltransferase RsmH — its product is MTSSDTETAHDAVLLDEAVEALVINPDGIYIDCTFGRGGHSRAVLSMLSDKGRLMAFDKDPQAILVGQSLEQEDSRFEIIHESFSLLEQKVSEKSLVGEIDGIMMDLGVSSPQLDQAERGFSFMQDGPLDMRMDTTRGQTAEQWIAETKEEDMVWAFKAFGEERYAKRIARAIIEKRQKASINRTLQLAEIIKEAHPRWEKHKHPATRCFQAIRIAVNSELDDLQKTLEQTLECLKVGGRMVAISFHSLEDRMVKRFIQKQEKGQDFPPGLPVTEDMINRRMKKVGKFTKAGDEELERNNRARSAVMRVAEKLA
- the mraZ gene encoding division/cell wall cluster transcriptional repressor MraZ; amino-acid sequence: MFRGATAINMDAKGRIAIPAKYRSRFHDACANQIVVTIDLFDPCLLLFPLPQWEQLETTLDTFSNTDPNQRRIKRMLLGHASEHEIDGNGRILLPPVLREYAHLEKEVLLAGQGKTFQIWNENNWHKKIEDDVAALGEGPLDTENLPDLAF
- a CDS encoding glutaminase — encoded protein: MNYKEIFEQISDELKDFDEIGQVATYIPALAKANPNKFGMYLVTEEGHEYDHGDVEETFSIQSISKVLSLVYAFKLVGTDLWKRVGVEPSGSPFNSLVQLEYEQGIPRNPLINAGAIVVCDILVSQLKDPYHDFIDFVRELAGNPSIDYCNETAQSEKECGFKNNAHINLMKSYGNIENDAEEVLDFYFHLCSIEMSCKDLAQTFMFLARGGKNPLNNKRILTARETKRINAIMLLCGFYDEAGEFAFKVGLPGKSGVGGGIVAIYPDQYSVAVWSPGLNTKGNSSKGIKALEIFTTITQSNVFGPSPIFDELEYE
- a CDS encoding TrmH family RNA methyltransferase, with the translated sequence MSNRQLEHTDHLEGQDKKKKSKRQISLLAHDITVPMNVGSLFRISDALGIEKIYLSGETPTPPNNKIRKTSRSTEKYVPFETIENPVEVIQQLKQENCLIIALEITSDSIPLQELKLEQDQKVCLVLGSENTGVSQELLELSDITTHIPMLGKNSSMNVATACGIAVYGLTS
- a CDS encoding DUF3016 domain-containing protein — encoded protein: MKSYKHILVSVIGALALSFAGASFASNDEAQSKAGIKVEWGDFDDYRDVRAASEPKGTFHKRVKESFDKFFTEYGKELPEGQTLSIEIKDLDLAGHVQMTGTRNIRTMKELYFPRMEFSYKLTGADGNVIKEGDAKIKDMNYLYHEKTWKRYREGFYYEKRMFREWFEDTLGKS
- the rsmI gene encoding 16S rRNA (cytidine(1402)-2'-O)-methyltransferase, producing the protein MVDLTDSNKENSQHINQFQADAGTLYVVATPIGNISDISYRAIETLQQVNLICAEDTRHSQRLMSHYDITTPMISLHEHNEEARIEQIAEKLNDGLSVALISDAGTPLISDPGFKLVRGLRQKGFRISPIPGASALISALSVAGLATDSFSFWGFLPSKSKARKERYEALSEHKETLVFYESSHRIADSLKDLSEVMGDRHVVIAREITKNFETILSGVSSIVLEQVINDPNQQKGEFVVMVEGVTKVSVGDEISQEARNIMAHLISELPPNKAAKLAAQITGAKKKDLYQWALQQKAD
- a CDS encoding penicillin-binding protein activator, with the translated sequence MTKKSFNKNLSLAICSFLVVSCVTTKPRSSSSDDGIRDRVAQSPDFYLQQAEQQTGTAQAPFKLKAAIAYQEMGNPAEAYSVLRSFQPTELPAEQRDGYNLLLGEVALTQDKPFESIRALQAIGNPQDHSQNWQSHYAITLADSLAANNRLADAAVTRLEASSLFNDYRIAEQQFDRAWQELIASPVGAIELKRSRASDHQVLGWLDMAIIRHRYMRNASNMSTAMDEWSQIYPDHPAINYLDMSQMGSFDFTAVAPTKIGLFVPLSGNLAPVGQLIRDGFMAAYYEQPNRAETADVVVYDTHGIDIQTLYQRAFEEGVDFVVGPLLKSNMEDLAAQPSLPIPTLALNRLDSNYAPSNFFQFGLPIEDEARQIARHAMRQGQDRAFIINADASLGKRAVEAFTQEFEQMGGYIVKTANISHNQNVKAAVMAMLGADQAEKRAQDLQNYLNIPIEASGQGSATADFIFLISKVDKARIIKPYLNYYYAYDLPVYATSTVYEGYTNPTRDNDLDGISFTDAPWMLGSTEAIEDSRRRMKQLVPNSTNSLARFFALGHDAYAIIPQLPEFAQSPNHGIEGLSGYLTMDAYGQFVRQLAWGMFRGGQMIPLRSTGLNEGTEL
- a CDS encoding YraN family protein; translated protein: MLARTKGDKVERFVLKYLTGQGLRLIEQNFNTRYGEIDLVMLDKSTLVFVEVRFRAKSSHGSGAESVDYRKQQKIIKTAHVFLQQTKNMQQLNCRFDVVSVTLQHKLLSADWVQNAFQLHGW